A genomic window from Triplophysa dalaica isolate WHDGS20190420 chromosome 24, ASM1584641v1, whole genome shotgun sequence includes:
- the bmt2 gene encoding S-adenosylmethionine sensor upstream of mTORC1 — MDLRNSAATEPDYSPYHPGSVPREVQARKHEQEKLSGVVKSVHRKLRKKYIEVGDFEKIWREHCEDEQTLSEYATAMRSLADNHWASKCEGEGRIEWCRSVCQEYFQNGGMRRALEKDEKTARHTAAGNNASVNNLQQFSSPSSSFQLGRIRLLDVGSCFNPFLKFDEFLTVGIDIVPAVESVYKCDFLNLQLQQPLQLACDALDTFLHQLRGPIDALPAQLFHVVVFSLLLSYFPSPYQRWLCCKKAHELLTLNGLLLIITPDSSHQGRHALMMRSWRVAVESLGFKRYKYVKFSHMHLIAFRKVSATTSSDLVSRNYPEMLYIPQDFHTVDEDGFTDAYEPPRSDFEEDQLACSFAELPDTPYDSDSGESQSSSAPFHELEDPILLQS, encoded by the exons ATGGACCTGCGGAACAGCGCTGCGACAGAACCCGATTACTCCCCGTACCATCCCGGCTCCGTCCCACGGGAGGTGCAGGCCAGAAAGCATGAGCAGGAGAAGCTGTCGGGAGTTGTGAAGAGCGTCCACCGGAAACTCCGCAAGAAATACATTGAAG TGGGAGATTTCGAGAAAATATGGCGTGAGCACTGCGAAGATGAGCAGACCCTTAGCGAGTATGCCACAGCCATGAGGAGCCTCGCCGACAACCACTGGGCGAGCAAATGCGAGGGAGAGGGACGCATCGAGTGGTGCCGAAG TGTTTGTCAGGAGTACTTCCAGAACGGAGGGATGCGACGAGCGCTGGAGAAGGATGAGAAGACCGCCAGACACACGGCCGCTGGAAATAACGCATCTGTGAACAATCTACAACAATTCTCTTCTCCAAG CTCATCATTCCAGCTCGGTAGGATACGACTGTTGGATGTGGGAAGCTGTTTTAACCCTTTTCTGAAGTTTGATGAGTTTCTTACCGTCGGTATCGATATTGTGCCAGCTGTAGag AGCGTCTACAAATGCGACTTTCTCAACCTGCAGCTGCAACAGCCTTTGCAGCTGGCCTGCGATGCCCTTGACACCTTCCTGCATCAGCTGCGCGGCCCCATCGACGCTCTGCCCGCCCAGCTTTTTCACGTGGTGGTCTTCTCCCTGCTTCTGTCCTACTTCCCTTCGCCCTACCAGCGCTGGCTCTGCTGCAAGAAAGCACATGAACTTTTGACCCTGAATGGCCTCCTGCTCATCATCACCCCCGATTCTTCCCACCAGGGTCGCCACGCCCTCATGATGCGCAGCTGGCGAGTCGCAGTCGAGTCGCTGGGCTTCAAGCGCTATAAGTACGTCAAATTCTCCCACATGCACCTCATCGCTTTCCGCAAGGTCTCGGCCACCACCAGCAGCGACCTGGTCAGTCGCAACTACCCCGAGATGCTCTACATCCCGCAAGACTTTCACACTGTCGACGAGGATGGGTTCACGGATGCGTACGAGCCCCCGCGCTCCGACTTCGAGGAAGACCAATTGGCATGCAGCTTTGCGGAATTACCAGACACGCCGTACGATTCGGACTCGGGCGAGAGCCAGAGCAGCTCGGCACCTTTCCATGAGCTGGAAGACCCCATTTTGCTGCAGAGCTGA
- the ppp1r3ab gene encoding protein phosphatase 1 regulatory subunit 3A isoform X2, with protein MDTVGALGSPTGANSNLLGLPSPCPWDEDDESLGREGIWPKSSPVPRRRSSASSDDSQPPPSSSRRVSFADTFGLNLVSVKQFDAWAVTVPPESHLNETKEYFMVPLFVLPQTRLELEKRVLEKKIELENLELLPGTTTLRGVIRVLNLCLDKMVYVRTSLDSWRSHFDLLAEYVQGSHDGEMDCFSFKLTLVPPFGEEGARVDFCLRYETSLGTFWANNNGNNFAMYCCEKTKEKPQNESESRRKSCIRGSSSNVSALTTNNMEYPEINLNSGQATGPEPQNTNAAELQKESKELLLSQVSP; from the exons ATGGACACTGTGGGAGCTCTGGGCAGCCCCACTGGGGCCAACTCCAATCTGCTGGGCTTGCCATCACCCTGCCCCTGGGACGAGGATGACGAGTCTCTGGGTCGGGAAGGAATCTGGCCTAAATCTTCTCCCGTACCGAGGCGACGAAGTTCAGCGTCCTCCGACGACTCCCAGCCTCCCCCTTCCAGCAGCCGGAGGGTGTCCTTTGCCGACACCTTTGGTTTGAATCTCGTCTCTGTGAAACAATTTGACGCCTGGGCTGTAACCGTACCGCCGGAGAGCCACTTGAACGAAACAAAGGAGTACTTCATGGTTCCTCTCTTCGTTCTCCCACAGACCAGACTGGAGCTTGAAAAGCGGGTTCTTGAGAAAAAGATAGAACTAGAGAATCTGGAGCTGCTTCCCGGGACTACGACCCTTCGAGGAGTCATCCGTGTGTTGAACCTGTGTTTGGATAAGATGGTCTATGTACGTACTTCTTTGGATTCGTGGAGAAGTCATTTCGATCTGTTAGCTGAATATGTTCAAGGGTCGCACGATGGGGAGATGGATTGCTTCTCTTTCAAGCTCACGCTGGTACCTCCGTTTGGAGAGGAGGGTGCGAGGGTTGACTTCTGTTTAAGATACGAAACATCTTTGGGCACCTTTTGGGCCAACAACAATGGAAACAATTTTGCTATGTATTGTTGTGAAAAGACAAAGGAGAAACCTCAAAATGAGAGTGAAAGCAGAAGAAAAAGCTGTATCAGAGGATCAAG CTCAAATGTCTCTGCTTTGACAACAAATAACATGGAATATCCAG aaataaatctaaattctgGACAGGCCACTGGCCCTGAACCCCAAAATACTAATGCTGCGGAGCTTCAAAAGGAAAGCAAAGAATTATTG CTTTCACAAGTATCACCATAA
- the LOC130414671 gene encoding protein PFC0760c-like, with product MLQTLRITFDSSDDHSDSDCSEMRLNNEIFNFPESECSKAVESHQMNESKEQKTVAFSSRPQTFNITDGTNVFYGECDNTTMIEEIENIQKWKLVKNYENECHILEDFVEEEKGNQAIQIENQEVNQNKKEEQESAKEEEIGGGIWNIVDELKYIDDEEDIDMGNVEMENKQNQQSDFNHQSYAVVQPLNSLDQQSYEVNEQSNSENLQSDSVKQQSDSENQQLDLVNQKSYAVTRALDSMNQQSDLENEQSDSVKQQSNSVNQQSDSVNEQSHSEYQQSYSENQKSDLENQQADSVNQHSDSENQQSDLENQQSNSVNQQSDSVNEQSHSEYQQSDLENQQSDSVKEQSDPEKKQFNSVNQHSDSENQQSDSVNEQSDLENQQSDSVNEQSDLENQQADSVNQHSDPENQQSDPENQQSDPENQQADSVNQYSDSENQQSDLENQQSDPENQQSDSVNEQSDLVNQQSDLENQQSDPENQQADSVNQYSDSENQQSDLENQQSDSVNEQSDLENQQANSVNQHSDPENQLSDPENQQSDPENHQSDPENQQADSVNQYSDSENHQSDLENQQSDPENQQSDPESQQSDLVNEQSDLEKQQSDLENQQSDSVNEQSDLENQQADSVNQYPDSENQQSDLENQQSDSVNEQSDLENQQSDPENQQSDPENQQSDLENQQSDSVNEQSDLENQQSDPLNQHSDEENQQSDPENQQSDPENQESDLENQQSDSENQQSDSVNEQSDLENQQSDLENQQSDPENQQSDLENQRSDSVNEQSDLENQQSDPLNQHSDEENQQSDPENQQSDPENQESDLENQQSDSENQQSDSVNEQSDLENQQSDLENQQSDPENQQSDLENQRSDSVNEQSDLENQQSDPLNQHSDEENQQSDPENQQSDPENQESDLENQQSDSENQQSDSVNEQSDLENQQSDLENQQSDPENQQSDPENQQSDPENQQSDLENQQSDPENTKSDPENQQSDPENQQSDLENQQSDLENQQSDLDNQRSDPENQQSDLENQQSDLENQQSDLENQQSDLENQRSDPENQQSDLENQQSDLENQQSDLENQQSDLENQRSDPENQQSDPENQQSDPENQQSDLENQRSDPENQQSDLENQQSDLENQQSDLENHRSDPENQPLDSDNQRSDSLNLQGNSVHWQTIEQQPKALIIKSNSESLHHSSMELDIAEEHQSTEQSRSGDEDSSSAEEAADEETDIFWNESTKSGGEALSASIHSMRNDFDHLEFIDKELTVCRQSEKLQNKCKPKDENMQENMECQSKDSTDAEKDVEDNTSTESLVDDEMDLYLTCLRNSQQSVFRDGLANVNYGKRHSVSRGRSMSLTMPSISESVDEDQPNSSLEKASNTEDITELERATLTLVEGNEHVIGCNVLWWKEFLSHDNMSRFVGYSFLIILFFVVAYNYDFAACFALYLLTVYWLYKQSEEEPVIGSRRGEI from the coding sequence ATGCTTCAGACCTTAAGGATCACCTTTGATTCATCTGATGATCATTCAGATTCTGATTGCTCTGAGATGAGATTgaacaatgaaatatttaattttccaGAATCAGAGTGCTCTAAAGCTGTGGAGAGCCACCAAATGAATGAGAGTAAAGAACAAAAGACTGTGGCTTTTTCTTCACGGCCTCAGACCTTCAACATTACTGATggcacaaatgttttttatggagAATGTGACAATACAACAATGATTGAAGAGattgaaaatatacaaaaatggaaattagttaaaaactatgaaaatgaatgtcatATTTTAGAGGACTTTGTTGAGGAAGAAAAGGGAAATCAAGCAATTCAGATAGAGAATCAGGAAGTAAACCAAAATAAGAAAGAAGAACAAGAAAGtgcaaaagaagaagaaatagGAGGAGGAATATGGAACATTGTGGATGAGTTAAAATATATAGATGATGAAGAGGACATTGATATGGGCAATGTGGAAATGGAGAACAAACAAAATCAGCAATCAGATTTTAATCACCAATCATATGCAGTGGTACAACCATTAAATTCATTGGATCAGCAATCATACGAAGTAAATGAACAATCAAATTCTGAGAATCTACAGTCAGATTCAGTAAAACAACAATCAGATTCAGAGAATCAGCAATTAGATTTAGTAAATCAGAAATCATATGCAGTGACTCGAGCATTAGATTCAATGAATCAACAATCAGATTTGGAAAATGAGCAATCAGATTCAGTGAAACAGCAGTCAAATTCAGTAAATCAACAATCAGATTCAGTAAATGAACAATCACATTCAGAGTATCAGCAGTCATATTCAGAGAATCAGAAGTCAGATTTAGAGAATCAGCAGGCAGATTCAGTAAATCAACATTCAGACTCAGAGAATCAGCAGTCAGATTTAGAGAATCAGCAGTCAAATTCAGTAAATCAACAATCAGATTCAGTAAATGAACAATCACATTCAGAGTATCAGCAGTCAGATTTGGAGAATCAGCAGTCAGATTCAGTGAAAGAACAATCAGATCCAGAGAAGAAGCAGTTCAATTCAGTAAATCAACATTCAGACTCTGAGAACCAGCAGTCAGATTCAGTGAATGAACAATCCGATTTAGAGAATCAGCAGTCAGATTCAGTGAATGAACAATCCGATTTAGAGAATCAGCAGGCAGATTCAGTAAATCAACATTCAGATCCAGAGAATCAGCAGTCAGATCCAGAGAATCAGCAGTCAGATCCAGAGAATCAGCAGGCAGATTCAGTAAATCAATATTCAGACTCAGAGAACCAGCAGTCAGATTTAGAGAATCAGCAGTCAGATCCAGAGAATCAGCAGTCAGATTCAGTGAATGAACAATCAGATTTAGTGAATCAGCAGTCAGATTTAGAGAATCAGCAGTCAGATCCAGAGAATCAGCAGGCAGATTCAGTAAATCAATATTCAGACTCAGAGAACCAGCAGTCAGATTTAGAGAATCAGCAGTCAGATTCAGTGAATGAACAATCAGATTTAGAGAATCAGCAGGCAAATTCAGTAAATCAACATTCAGATCCAGAGAATCAGCTGTCAGATCCAGAGAATCAGCAGTCAGATCCAGAGAATCACCAGTCGGATCCAGAGAATCAGCAGGCAGATTCAGTAAATCAATATTCAGACTCAGAGAACCACCAGTCAGATTTAGAGAATCAGCAGTCAGATCCAGAGAATCAGCAGTCAGATCCGGAGAGTCAGCAGTCAGATTTAGTGAATGAACAATCAGATTTAGAGAAACAGCAGTCAGATTTAGAGAATCAGCAGTCAGATTCAGTGAATGAACAATCAGATTTAGAGAATCAGCAGGCAGATTCAGTAAATCAATATCCAGACTCAGAGAACCAGCAGTCAGATTTAGAGAATCAGCAGTCAGATTCAGTGAATGAACAATCAGATTTAGAGAATCAGCAGTCAGATCCAGAGAATCAGCAGTCAGATCCAGAGAATCAGCAGTCAGATTTAGAGAATCAGCAGTCAGATTCAGTGAATGAACAATCAGATTTAGAGAATCAGCAGTCAGATCCACTAAATCAACATTCAGATGAAGAGAATCAGCAGTCAGATCCAGAGAATCAGCAGTCAGATCCAGAGAATCAGGAGTCAGATTTAGAGAATCAGCAGTCAGACTCAGAGAATCAGCAGTCAGATTCAGTGAATGAACAATCAGATTTAGAGAATCAGCAGTCAGATTTAGAGAATCAGCAGTCAGATCCAGAGAATCAGCAGTCAGATTTAGAAAATCAGCGGTCAGATTCAGTGAATGAACAATCAGATTTAGAGAATCAGCAGTCAGATCCACTAAATCAACATTCAGACGAAGAGAATCAGCAGTCAGATCCAGAGAATCAGCAGTCAGATCCAGAGAATCAGGAGTCAGATTTAGAGAATCAGCAGTCAGACTCAGAGAATCAGCAGTCAGATTCAGTGAATGAACAATCAGATTTAGAGAATCAGCAGTCAGATTTAGAGAATCAGCAGTCAGATCCAGAGAATCAGCAGTCAGATTTAGAAAATCAGCGGTCAGATTCAGTGAATGAACAATCAGATTTAGAGAATCAGCAGTCAGATCCACTAAATCAACATTCAGACGAAGAGAATCAGCAGTCAGATCCAGAGAATCAGCAGTCAGATCCAGAGAATCAGGAGTCAGATTTAGAGAATCAGCAGTCAGACTCAGAGAATCAGCAGTCAGATTCAGTGAATGAACAATCAGATTTAGAGAATCAGCAGTCAGATTTAGAGAATCAGCAGTCAGATCCAGAGAATCAGCAGTCAGATCCAGAGAATCAGCAGTCAGATCCAGAGAATCAGCAGTCAGATTTAGAAAATCAGCAGTCAGATCCAGAGAATACGAAGTCAGATCCAGAGAATCAGCAGTCAGATCCAGAGAATCAGCAGTCAGATTTAGAGAATCAGCAGTCAGATTTAGAGAATCAGCAGTCAGATTTAGATAATCAGCGGTCAGATCCAGAGAATCAGCAGTCAGATTTAGAGAATCAGCAGTCAGATTTAGAGAATCAGCAGTCAGATTTAGAGAATCAGCAGTCAGATTTAGAGAATCAGCGGTCAGATCCAGAGAATCAGCAGTCAGATTTAGAGAATCAGCAGTCAGATTTAGAGAATCAGCAGTCAGATTTAGAGAATCAGCAGTCAGATTTAGAGAATCAGCGGTCAGATCCAGAGAATCAGCAGTCAGATCCAGAGAATCAGCAGTCAGATCCAGAGAATCAGCAGTCAGATTTAGAGAATCAGCGGTCAGATCCAGAAAATCAGCAGTCAGATTTAGAGAATCAGCAGTCAGATTTAGAGAATCAGCAGTCAGATTTAGAGAATCACCGGTCAGATCCAGAGAATCAGCCGTTAGATTCAGACAATCAACGATCAGATTCACTGAATCTGCAGGGAAATTCAGTTCATTGGCAAACTATAGAACAGCAACCAAAGGCCCttattattaaaagtaattCTGAATCATTACATCACAGTTCAATGGAGTTAGACATTGCAGAAGAGCACCAGTCCACAGAACAAAGCCGTAGTGGAGATGAGGACTCCAGCAGTGCAGAGGAGGCAGCAGATGAGGAAACTGATATATTCTGGAATGAATCAACAAAAAGTGGTGGCGAAGCACTCAGTGCAAGTATCCACAGTATGAGAAATGATTTCGACCATCTAGAATTCATTGACAAAGAATTGACTGTCTGCCGTCAAAGTGAAAAACTCCAGAACAAGTGTAAACCCAAGGATGAGAATATGCAGGAAAACATGGAATGCCAGTCAAAAGACTCTACTGATGCTGAGAAGGATGTTGAGGACAATACCTCCACAGAATCCCTGGTCGACGATGAGATGGACCTGTACCTCACCTGCCTGAGGAATTCACAACAGTCAGTATTCAGAGACGGTTTGGCGAATGTAAACTATGGCAAAAGACACTCGGTTAGCAGAGGGAGGTCTATGTCATTAACCATGCCTTCAATATCAGAGTCAGTGGATGAGGACCAGCCAAACAGTTCCCTGGAGAAAGCATCAAATACTGAGGACATTACTGAGCTCGAAAGAGCTACACTGACTCTTGTGGAGGGAAATGAACATGTCATTGGGTGTAACGTTTTGTGGTGGAAAGAATTTCTATCTCACGATAACATGTCAAGATTCGTTGGGTACAGTTTTCTGATAATACTGTTTTTCGTGGTAGCGTATAATTACGACTTTGCTGCATGTTTTGCCTTGTATCTCCTTACGGTGTATTGGCTGTACAAACAATCAGAGGAAGAACCAGTGATAGGCTCTCGGAGAGGTGAAATATAA
- the ppp1r3ab gene encoding protein phosphatase 1 regulatory subunit 3A isoform X1 — MDTVGALGSPTGANSNLLGLPSPCPWDEDDESLGREGIWPKSSPVPRRRSSASSDDSQPPPSSSRRVSFADTFGLNLVSVKQFDAWAVTVPPESHLNETKEYFMVPLFVLPQTRLELEKRVLEKKIELENLELLPGTTTLRGVIRVLNLCLDKMVYVRTSLDSWRSHFDLLAEYVQGSHDGEMDCFSFKLTLVPPFGEEGARVDFCLRYETSLGTFWANNNGNNFAMYCCEKTKEKPQNESESRRKSCIRGSSSNVSALTTNNMEYPEINLNSGQATGPEPQNTNAAELQKESKELLEEMSRNRSRRNRRKAARLTKVKEHFARREEEEKQGTKTIGSEVTAENSVQEHASVPAKESCSLSQQTPPGPPTCNQISPAPAECLESPEHKEDSTYTVTFKQRDLEQHVQDDVIHSEPNPSTAQTDSYLDETDDLSDQLVSVNPPVLGHQQDLSTGKDVEKAWEDFEQDAKQRIRCKMYKEENTSKEKPAHRENVSLKTNHSVSQFFSQNYVFGTVVAPLYHQVFKNIQFERKDFIQRAFQEDRTFKELNDGSPRAVTSPESDQAPIRQNTETGLESCVSTKQKQHDGESTKQNPANTKKETKKSLSDSYRNKDVQGAVSSHSCIKEHSTDPTNNQRQTKVETISLQTNVIGNNLSLNISNQFPKENQNPRNTSFVVPQNDFNSFPTQTQQQMTSILNPNHVELPKVSFQKDLLRFQISPPCH, encoded by the exons ATGGACACTGTGGGAGCTCTGGGCAGCCCCACTGGGGCCAACTCCAATCTGCTGGGCTTGCCATCACCCTGCCCCTGGGACGAGGATGACGAGTCTCTGGGTCGGGAAGGAATCTGGCCTAAATCTTCTCCCGTACCGAGGCGACGAAGTTCAGCGTCCTCCGACGACTCCCAGCCTCCCCCTTCCAGCAGCCGGAGGGTGTCCTTTGCCGACACCTTTGGTTTGAATCTCGTCTCTGTGAAACAATTTGACGCCTGGGCTGTAACCGTACCGCCGGAGAGCCACTTGAACGAAACAAAGGAGTACTTCATGGTTCCTCTCTTCGTTCTCCCACAGACCAGACTGGAGCTTGAAAAGCGGGTTCTTGAGAAAAAGATAGAACTAGAGAATCTGGAGCTGCTTCCCGGGACTACGACCCTTCGAGGAGTCATCCGTGTGTTGAACCTGTGTTTGGATAAGATGGTCTATGTACGTACTTCTTTGGATTCGTGGAGAAGTCATTTCGATCTGTTAGCTGAATATGTTCAAGGGTCGCACGATGGGGAGATGGATTGCTTCTCTTTCAAGCTCACGCTGGTACCTCCGTTTGGAGAGGAGGGTGCGAGGGTTGACTTCTGTTTAAGATACGAAACATCTTTGGGCACCTTTTGGGCCAACAACAATGGAAACAATTTTGCTATGTATTGTTGTGAAAAGACAAAGGAGAAACCTCAAAATGAGAGTGAAAGCAGAAGAAAAAGCTGTATCAGAGGATCAAG CTCAAATGTCTCTGCTTTGACAACAAATAACATGGAATATCCAG aaataaatctaaattctgGACAGGCCACTGGCCCTGAACCCCAAAATACTAATGCTGCGGAGCTTCAAAAGGAAAGCAAAGAATTATTG GAGGAAATGAGCAGAAACCGTAGTCGAAGGAACAGACGAAAGGCAGCGCGGTTGACAAAAGTCAAGGAGCACTTTGCTCGgagagaagaggaggagaaaCAAGGGACCAAGACAATAGGAAGTGAGGTCACAGCTGAAAACAGCGTGCAGGAACATGCATCAGTCCCGGCAAAGGAATCATGTAGCCTTTCACAACAAACacctcctggaccaccaacatgCAACCAAATATCACCTGCACCAGCTGAGTGCCTCGAATCTCCTGAGCACAAAGAAGATTCCACATATACTGTCACATTCAAGCAGCGAGATCTAGAGCAACATGTGCAAGATGACGTGATCCACTCTGAGCCAAATCCATCCACAGCACAGACAGATTCATACCTGGATGAAACAGATGACCTCAGTGACCAACTAGTTTCAGTAAATCCGCCTGTACTGGGACATCAACAAGACTTGTCTACTGGCAAAGATGTTGAGAAAGCATGGGAGGACTTTGAGCAGGATGCTAAACAACGAATTAggtgtaaaatgtataaagagGAGAATACTAGTAAAGAGAAACCAGCACATAgagaaaatgtgagtttaaaaacaaaccacTCGGTGTCACAGTTCTTTTCCCAGAACTATGTGTTTGGAACAGTTGTCGCTCCGCTTTATCATcaggtttttaaaaatatcCAATTTGAGAGGAAAGACTTCATTCAGAGAGCATTTCAAGAAGACAGGACATTTAAGGAACTGAATGACGGGAGTCCAAGAGCAGTCACCTCCCCTGAGAGCGATCAAGCACCAATAAGACAAAACACAGAAACTGGGCTAGAGTCATGTGTatctacaaaacagaaacaacatgatggtgaatcAACAAAACAGAACCCAGCAAACACAAAGaaggaaacaaaaaaatctctttctGATTCGTATAGAAATAAAGATGTTCAGGGGGCAGTATCTTCTCATAGTTGTATCAAAGAGCACTCAACAGACCCTACAAATAACCAACGCCAAACTAAGGTTGAGACTATATCTTTACAAACTAATGTAATTGGGAACAACCTGTCTCTGAATATAAGCAACCAGTTTCCCAAAGAAAACCAAAATCCTAGGAATACTAGCTTTGTGGTGccacaaaatgattttaattcttTCCCAACTCAAACCCAACAACAAATGACATCCATTTTGAACCCAAACCATGTAGAATTACCCAAAGTGTCATTTCAGAAAGATCTACTGAGATTTCAAATCTCTCCACCATGCCATTAG